GTCGTAGTACTGGGTGTGATACCGGCTCGTGAGCCAGACGCCCTTCGGCGGCTCCTGGCCGAGCGCGATACCCATGTCGGCCCAACTGCCGTTGTTGGCGACCCACGTCTCCGGCACCGACTCGAACTCCACCTCGCCGACGGGGGCCATCTCCACCGAGTAGGGAGTGTCACTCGGCGTCGCGGTCGCGGTCGACGTGGCGGTCGGCTCCGTCCCGCCGCCGTCGGTCGGTGTCTCCGTCTCCGTGCCACTGTTACAGCCAGCCAACAGCGCAGCGCTCGCCGCCGTTCCGGTCAGGAATGTGCGTCGTCGCATACCCACGCCTCTCATTTTGGCCCACCTAAACCCGTCAATTTTTCGGCCGGCCTAATCTGGTACGTGCGTGAATTTATGCCACACCGCACGCCACTCCACTGGTATGGTGATGAGCGCCGCGGAGGCGATGGAGGAGTACGGACCGAGTGAGATAACGACGGACCGGATACTGACGGTCGATGACCCGGCCTACACCGACGAGAACGTCGCGCTCGTCACGGGGGCCGCGAGCGGCATCGGACGCGCTATCGCGCTGTGTCTCGCCGGCAACGGGCTGACGGTCGCCGGCGTCGACGTGGACACGGACGGACTCGACGAGGTGACGGCCCGCGCCGAGACGCTCGGACTCCCCGGCGGTATCGAGTCGGTCGAGGCCGACCTCACCGAGGAGTCAGACATCGAGCAGGCGGTCGAACGGGCCGCCGACCTCGGTGACCTCCGGTATCTCGCCAACGTCGCGGGACTCCAGACGATCGCCCCCATCGCCGAGTTCCCGACCGAGAAGTACGACCTGATGCACGACGTGATGCAGCGTGCGCCGCTCCTGTTGAGCAAGGCCGCCTGGCCCCATCTCGAGGAGTCGGGCGGCGTCATCGGCAACATGTGTTCGGTCCACGGTCACATCGTCACGGAGGACAAGGTGGCGTACAACACCGTGAAGTTCGCGCTCCGGGGGCTGACCCAATCGATCGCCGCCGAGGGCGACGGCGACATCCGGGGCTTTTCGGTCTCCACGGGGTTCGTGAAGACGCCCCTCGTCGCCAAACAGCTCCCCGACTCCGCCGAGTCGCGCGGCCTCTCGGTCCCCGAGACGGTCGAACAGGTCATCCTCGGGGCGAGCAAGGTCAAGCGGATGATGGAGCCGTACGAGGTCGGGAATCTGTTCGTCCACGGCTTCTCCCACCACGCCAGCCACCTCAACGGCGACGACATGACCCACGACGGCGGGATGTCGACGACCTACTGACTCACAGCCACTCGGCGAACGTCCCCTCGATGAGCGTCCCCTCCTGCTCGTCGAGATACTCGGCCTGCATCCCCCACAGCGCCTCGGTGAACGGCTCGCCGGCGTCGAACCGCTCGCGGACGCGGGTACGCTTCCACGATGCGGGCGTCACGCAGCGGTCGACCCGCTCACGGAGCGGGCGGAGATACCGATTCGCCTCCTCGGGGCTGACGCCGCTGCGTTCTAGCCCGGACCGCGCGAACTCGAACAGCTCCGCGTACAGCGTCTCCGCGTTCGTCGTCACCTCGCCGTCGGCCGTCACCCACTCCATCTCGGCGTCCAACCCGTCTTCTGCGGCCGCGTAGAAGTTCTCGCGGGCGGTCTCCCACGACTGGTCGTACACCGGGTGTTCGAGCCGGCGCAGCGACTCCATCAGCCCGGCGAAGGCCGCGAGGAACGCGATCGAGTCGCGCACGGTCGGCTGGCTCGCGATGGGGCGGAACTCGATGCGCGCGTTCGCGCTCTTGCGCGAACTCCCCTCGATGACGGGCCGCACCCACCGCCAGTAGGAGCCGTGTTTGTGCCGATAGTGGGCAAAGCGGTCGTCGAACCGCCCGCCCTCAGACTGGAGTTCGGGGACGACGGTCGTGTCGGCCGCCACCCGGTCGACGGCCTCCTCGATGGTGTCGAAGTCGCGCGGGAACCGCACCTTCGGGTCGTCGTCGGGGTTGAGCACCGACTCGAAGACGTGGATGCGCCCGCTGTCGGGCGACTCCTCGATGACCCGCGCCGGCTCGTCGGTGTAGAGGTCCGGCGGGAAGAAGGGTGAGTTCACCCCCAGCGCGAGCAGCGGCCCCGCGATACGCAGCGCGTACCGGAAGTACGTCGGAAGCTCCGACGCCTGCGGCACCTGGTAGTGGGGCTGTATCGACGTGATGAGACTCTCCGGCATCACGGTCCGGGCGTCGAGTTCGACCCCCGGCGCGTCGAGCGCCATGTCGGCGCTGAAGTCGGTGTTCGCCATCGCGTGATACCGGACGGCGTCGCTCATGTTCGTCGCGAGCCGAATCCCGTCTTCCTCGATGGAGTCGGCGAGATACGACCCCGCGGTCTCGCCGACCGGCGGCTGGGTCCAGATGCCGTCCGAGACGAGCCGCAACCCTTCGGTCGTCGCCACCTCCTGTGCGGCCGAGAGCCGCGCTTGCACCTCGGCCTCCTGTGCGCGCAGGCCGTACCCCGACAGCGGCTGCGGGGAGGTGGACATCTCGGCGTTGTGCAGCCCCAGCTCCTTCTCGAAGCCCACGTACTCCAGCAGTCGCCGCGGGACGCGCGCGAGCGCCCCCGAGTCGTCGACGGCGTAGAACTCGTACTCGAAGCCGACGACGCCCTGCGCGTTGTCGAAGGTCCCCTCGTGGAGTTCGCGTTTCAGCTCCTCGATTTCGGCTTCGACGCGCGCCGCGAACGTCTCGGAGTCGGTGTCGAGTATCTCCCGTACTTCCGTTGCGAGCTCCGAGCCTGACATACTGCGTCGGTCGGGCGCGGGGGATTTAGAACCCGTCGGCTGCGCCCGCAAGCAGCGCCGCGAGCCGGTCGCGGTGGAAGTCGACCGCAGCACTCCCCGTCCGCTCCGGGTACCCCGGCCGCGTCACCTCGCCGTTGGAGTCGACGGCCGACCGGACGACCGCCGCGAGCCGGTAGAGCCGCGGCACCGACGGAAGCGGCCGCTCGGCGGCGTAGCCGTCCCGAAACGCGGCCCGCAGCGGCTCCGCGTCGCCGTACCACGCACAGATGAGGTGGTCGGCCTTCGCCACCGACAGCGCCGGGTCCGCGGCCAGCGGCTCCCCCCAGTCGAGTACGGCTGTCACTCCGTGGTCGTCGTCGTAGACGGCGTTTCCGGGCCGAAAATCCCACGGGTAGAGCCGCGCCGGCGGTCGTTCGGGGAGGTCTGCGTCGGCGAGTGCGGTCTCCACTGGTTCGCGCAGGTCCGACAGCGAGGGGGGGAGCGCCGCCAGCCCGGCGTCGAGGTGCTCCCCGAACCACGCCCGCCAGTCGGCGTCGGTCGCGCGTAGCTCCCCGTCCGTGAGCCTCACGTCGCCGTAGCCGTCGAACCGGAACGCCTCGTGGCAGGCGGCGAGCCAGCGGCCGAACGAGCGGGCGACGGTCTCTCGGGTGGGTAGTGGCAGCCCGGCGAACCGCTCGTGGAGGTCGTCGCCGGACGCGCGCTCGACGACGGCGTACCGACCGCCCTCGTAGCTCTCCTCCGCGAGAATCGCGGGCGTCGGGACCGACGTGCGCTCACGGACCGCGCGGGCCAGCGCCAGCTCCGTCCGGAACGCTGCCGGTCGCGTCGATAGCTGGACCACGACCTCGCCGTCGTCGAGCGTCACCAGGTACGTCCGCTTGTGGTTTCCCCGCTGGACGGGGTCCACCCGCCGCACCGACCGGTCGGGAAGCGCCTCGGCGACGGCGTCGGCCGCGTTCATATCTCCGGGTAGGACTGTGGACGTATGGGCCCGACGCTCGCGGCACTCACGACCCGAGCACGGCAGCCAGTTCGTCGACCGACCGAAGCGTGTGGGTCGGGCGGCGGTCGCCGGGGCCGTCGCCGTCGGCATCGAGCCACGCGACCGGGAGGCCGGCATCGAGCGCGCCGTCGACATCGTGTTCCAGCGAGTTTCCCACGTAGAGGACGCGCTCGGGGGAGACGCCGAGGGCGGCAACCGCGCGATTGAACGGCTCACGGTGCGGCTTTCGCCGGTCGAGTTCGCCGGCGTACACGACCGGGTCGAACGCGCCGTCGAGCCCGAGCGCGGCGAGCTTCGTCGACTGGCGCGGCTCCGGCCCGTTGGTGAGCAGGCCGACGGGACCGTTCGCGCGGGCTGCCGCGAGCGCCCGCTCGGCCCCCGGGAGGAAGGTCACGTCCGTCCAGTCGAGCCGGGCGACGAACGCCTCGGCCCACGCGCGGGCGTCGAGCGGTCGACCGCGGTCGGCGGCGACGCGTGCAATCCCGTCCGCGAGCTGCTCGGTCTCGCCGTCGAACTCCGTGATTTCCCGCATCGCGACCCACAGGTCCGCCGGCTCGCCGACCGGCTCGACGCCGAGGTCCTCGAAGGCCCCTCGAAAGACCGGCTCGATGGCCTGCTCGTGGCGACAGAGCGTGCCGTCGAGGTCGAACAACACTGCCGCGTACCGGCCCATACACGCCGAAGGGGCCGCGTCGATGCAAGGGTTTCGGGGCCGGCACGGCGACGGACCGCAGCCGCGGGCCGATGAATCCCCACGGGGCTTTTGTACCAGCGGCCGGTCTTACCATACAATGAGTGATTCGCCCGGCAATCACCCGTCGATTTCGGCGGCGACGCCGGCTACAGACGCCGACCGAGCATGGACGTTTGAGGCCGTCCACTCCGTGTCTCGGACGTTTACGCTCACCATCGAACTCCTAGAAGAGCCTGTCGACGCGTGGGTCTGTACCGGTTATCTACTCTGCCGCATCGCCGACACCATCGAGGACGATCCGTCGATTCCGCCGCGCGAACGCGCCCGTCTGCTCGAGCTGTACGACGACGTGCTCGACCCCGACCACCCCGCCACCGTCGAGGCGTTCCTCACCGAAGTCGAGCCACATCGACCCGACGACCCCAACGCCGACTGGCAGGTCGTCGGCGACACCGAGCGCGTCTTCCGCGTCTTCGCCTCCCTCGATGCCGACGTGCAGGCCGCCATGCGCTCCGTCGTCCGCGAGATGGCCACCGGGATGGCCGACTTCCTCCGCGACCACGCCGACGAGGGTGGGCTTCGGCTCCGCACCGTCGACGAACTCGAGGAGTACTGCTGGTACGTCGCCGGCACCGTCGGGAAGCTGCTCTCGAATCTCTTTCGCGTCTACGGCGCGGAGGAGACCGACCCCGAGGACGCCCGCCAGTTCGCGCTCTTGCTCCAGCTCGTCAACATCGCGAAGGACGTGCGCGACGACTACGAGACGGAGAACAACGTCTACCTGCCGGGCGAACTGCTGGAGGCCGAGGGCATCGACCACGAGGCCGTCGCGGACCCCAGCGCGACCGACTCGGTCGCCCGCGTCGTCGCCCGCATCACGGACCGCGCGACCGACTACGCCGACGGCGCACGCCGGTATCTCCGCACCCTCCCCGAGGACGAGGTGGGTATCCTCGCCGGGATGGGGATGCCGTATCTGCTCGCCATCGCCACCATCCGCGAACTGAACGAGCGGGCCCACGAGGCCGTCACCAACATCGACGCGGTGAAGATGAGCCGCGAGGAGGTCGAACTCCTGTACGCCGAGATGGCGAACGACGTGACCCACGAGAAAATCGACCGGCTGGCCGAGACCGTCCGCGAGCGACCGTACACGGCCTCCGAGAACTGACCGCGAACGCCGTCGCTGTCTGCGTTCTGTCGAATCGAAAACTGAGACGCCTACTCGTCGAGTCGCTTCGGCTGTGGTCCGTGGCGCGGCTGGAGCGGAATCAGTCGGCGGTCGGTGGTCGGTGTCGGGCGAGTCGTGGTGCGTGTTGCGGTTTGTGTTGTCATGCGGGATATGGTCGGGTCGGTCTGTGAGCAGTGCGTTCGGTCACGAAGCCTGCCGGTGTACTACCATACCCTCACTGTGCGGGCGTCTATAATAAATGTTCATGTTCTATCCCGGTCCTACACGTCCGCCGAGTAGACCCGCCGTCGCGCTCGGCAACACCGTCGTCGTGAAGCCGGCGACGAACACGCCGGTGGTCGGCGGCTTGCTCTTCGGCGCGCTTGCCGAGGCCGCGGGCATCCCCGACGGCGTCATCAACGTCGTCACCGGGCGCGGCTCCGACGTTGGCGATGCGGTCGCCAGCCACCCCGAAAGCGATGCGGTCGCCTTCACCGGCTCCACGCCGGTCGGGAAACACGTCGCGAGCCTCGCGGCCGAGAACCTCGCGATTCAGGCGATGGAGCTCGGCGGCAACAACGCCCACGTCGTCACCGAGAGCGCCGACCTCGATGCGGCCATCGACAGCGCCGTCTTCGGCTCCTTCGTCCACCAGGGGCAGGTGTGTATCTCCATCAACCGCCATATCGTCCACGAGTCGGTGTACGACGAGTACGTCGAGCGGCTCACCGAGCGCGCCGCGTCGCTGCCCGCCGGCTCCGCCCACGACGACACCGTCGTCGGTCCCATCATCGACGAGAGCCAGCGCGACGAGATGCTGGGGTACGTCGAGGAGACGGTCGACGCCGGCGCGACCCTCGAAACCGGCGGCTCCACGGTCGGCCTCGACGGCGTCGACGACTCGCTCGTCGTCGAACCGACCGTCCTCTCTGACGTGACCAACGACATGGCCGCCGCCTGCAACGAGCACTTCGGTCCCATCGCGCCGGTCATCCCGTTCGAGACCGTCGACGAGGCGGTCGACCTCGCCAACGCGACCGACTACGGGCTGTCGGGGTCGGTCCACGGTGACCTCGACACCGCCCTCGACATCGCCGACCGCATGGACACCGGCCACGTCCACGTCAACGACCAGCCCATCAACGACGAGGCGCACGTCCCCTTCTCGGGCACGAACGCCTCCGGCATGGGTGGGTACAACAGCGAGACCATCATGAACGAGCTCACCGAGACGAAGTGGATTTCGCTCCAGCGCGAGGAGCGCGAGTACCCCTTCTGACTCGCCGGTCGCTCCACGCTTTTCGTGCTGGCGGTCCTAACGCGGGTATGCCAGCTATCGGTGTCATCGGAGCCGGAGCCGCGAGCGCGGCGGCCACGTACGTCCTCGATACCGCCCTTCCCGAGGCGAGCGTGACCGTCCTCGAAAAGTCGGGCGGGGTCTGTGGCCGCGCGGCCACCCGCCGCCGGGGCGACTACGAGTACGTCTACGACTACGGCGCGAACTACGTGAAAGACGACGACGAGCGCGTCACCGACCTGCTCACCGAGCAGCTCGACTCCGACGGGCTCGTCGACGCCAGCGAACCAATCTACGTCTTCGAAGACGACGGGGAGATACAGGAGGGACGCGACGCCGACGACCACAAGTGGAGCTACGAGCGCGGGCTCACGCAAATCGCGAAGCGGCTCTTCGCCGAGACGGACGCCGACATCCACCGACGGACGCGCGTCGAGACCATCGAGCGCGACGGCGAGCAGTGGCGACTCCACGATACGGACGGAGGTGGTGGCGACTCCGCGTCTGACGTCACCGACGGGGAGTCGTGGGGGCCTTTCGACGCCCTGCTCGTGAACCCGCCCGCCCCCCAGACCGCCCAACTGCTCCGCGATGCTGACTGGGACCACGAGGTGCGTGAGACCCTCGCCGAGGCTTGTGAGGCGGTCCCGTATCGGAGCATCTACACCGCCGTCCTCGGCTACGAGTTCGACCTCGACGTGCCCTACTACGGCCTGGTCAACGTCGACAAGGACCACGAGGTCGGCTGGCTCTCGCGCGAGGAGTGTAAGGCCGGCCACGTCCCCGACGGCCAGTCCGTCCTCGTCGTGCAAGCGAACCACGAGTGGTCGGTCGAGCATTACGACGACGACCCGGAATCCAACGTCACCGCGCTCGCCGACCACGCCGCCGATATCGTCGGCGACGACCGCCTGCGCGACCCGGCGTGGTCGGACCAGCAGGGCTGGCGGTACGCGCTCCCCGACGACGGCGTCGCCCACGGTCCCGTCGACAGCGCCGCGTCTCACGGTCTCTACTGTCTCGGCGACTGGGTCGGCGGCGAAGCGCGGCTCCACGTCGCCCTCAGAAACGGACTCGACACCGGCGAACGGCTCGCCTACTCGCTGTAGGCTGGGCGTCTACTCCCGGCAAAGCGTCGAGCAGTCGCTAGCGACGTTAGAATTGAAGAAGTAGTCCGTACTGGATTCGAACCAGTGTCGTTGCCCCCAGAAGGCAACAGGATTGGCCACTACCCTAACGGACTGTGCAACTACCGATAGCGCGTTAGGTCATATGAGGCTTGCGAAAGCCGGCGCTCTCGGTCACTCTGGGTCTCCGGAGTCGTCGTGTTCCTTCCGGTGGCAGTTTGCACAGAGCACGATACACTTCTCTATCTCCTCGCGAATAGAGGCTTTCGAGAACGCGCGATTCACCATCCGCGCGACTCCGTCCCGCTTCTCGACGCCGTCTGGATGGTGGAAGTCGAGACACGCTGGGTCGGATTCGCCACAGCGCTCACACTGACAGTGCTCGCGCTTGTACTCTGCGAGCCACGCTCGAAGCTCCTTTCGCCGTCGTTTCTTCTTTCCCTGCTGCCGGTCGCGGTTCTTCCGATACCATCGCTGGTGTGGCGACAGCTCTTCCCACACCTCGCCGTCGTCGAGTTCCACGTCGTCGGGCTTTGGCTCGACCCGCGAGATACCGGTCTGTCCGCCGGCCTCGACCGTCTCCAACCCTGCCCGCGCTTTGGCCTCGTTCCAACCACCGACCACTCGCATGATTGTGGTCGACGCCGGCTGATATCCCAGTTCGTCGTACTGTACCTTCGACGGCGACTCGTCGAGTTCGGCTGCCGCTTGACGGAGTGCGTCCAGACACTCCCGTTCGGTCACCATAGCTCGGGTCGCGCCCAATCCGCAATCAACGCTCGCTCCGGTACTCGTCGTAGGCCGCCCACGAGGGGTCGCTCCCCGGATGGGCGAGTCGCTCGCCGGACTCGAAGACGCCCTCACCGTCCGACACCGTGCCGACGACCGCGGCTGGGGTTCCCTGCTCAGCGAGTCGCTCGACCGCGCGCTCGGCGTCGGTGGGGTCGATAGCGACCAGCAGCGTCCCCGAGGAGGTGACCTGCAGCGGGTCGACGCCGATGGCGTCACAGACGGCCCGCACGCCCTCGCCGTAGGTGAACGCGTCGCGGTCGATGTCAATCCGGACGCCGGCGCTGTCTGCCATCTCGACGAGCCCGCCCTGCACTCCACACTCGGTCGCGTCGTGCATCGCGTGGGTGTCGAACGCGGCGAGCGCGAGCGCGTCCTCGACGCAGGCCACGTCGTCGAGTCGGGCCTGGCCGGCAGCGACCGTCTCGGCGTCGAGGTCCAACTGCTCGGGGAACATGGAGGCGAACAGGCCGGCCGTCTCGCCCGCCGGCCCGGTCGTCACGAGCAGGGCGTCACCGGGCTGTGCGCCGTCGGGGCGAATCACGTCGTCGTGGTCGCCGACGCCGAGGACGGTCGCCGCCCCGACCCACGGGAACTGGACGCCGGCGTAGCGGGCGGTGTGGCCGGTGGCGACGCTGACGCCGAGTTCGCGCGCGCGGTCGTCCATCGCGCGCCACGCTGCGGCGAACTGCTCGTCGGTCAGCTCCGGCGGGAGGCTGAAGCCGACGGCGATGTGGCTCGGCGCGATACCGGAGACCGCCACGTCCGCGAGACAGATATCGAGGGCGAACCGACCGGCGCGCTCGAAGCCGAGTCCCGGCGGGAGCGACAGCGGGTCGGTCGCGAGCACGAGCGCCTGCCCGCCCACGTCGAGCACGCCGAAATCAACGCCGGCCTGCGGGCCGATGTACACGTCCTCGCGGTCCGCGCCGAGGTGCGGATAAATCTCCTCACGGAAGAACTGGCCGCCGACCTTGCCGAGTTCGGGCATATCCCCCCGACTCGCGCCACCGGCAAAGCCGTCCCGCTTGCTTTCCGTTGGACAGGAGTGTCCAATCGCCACCGCTAAGTTGTGAAGCTGTACAGCTGTGTGCATGTACGTTGGCCGATTCGTCGTCGTCTCGCCGGAGGTCGCCGCCTACCGCGTCTCCTCGCGCTCGTTCCCGAACCGTCACGTCTACGAGCGTGACGGCGCGCTCGTCGTCGGTCCGACCGAAGACGCCCCCGAGACCGACAACCCGTATATCGCCTACAACTGCGTCCGGACGACCGACGACACCGCCGTCGTCGGCAACGGGAGCCACGTCGATTCCATCACGGAGAAGCTCGCGCTCGGCTACCCCGCACGTGATGCCCTCGTCACCGCGCTTCACGCGCTCGACTTCGAGAAGGACGACTACGACACGCCCCGCGTCGCCGGTACCGTCTCCCCGGAGGGCGCGTACATCGCCACCGTCCGCCGGGATGCGCTTCACGTCCAGGCGGTCACGGAGCCGACGCTCGTCGCCACCTACGAGCGAGATACGCCCGCCGGCTACGACCTCGACGCGACCGACCCCGCGGGCGCGGCCCGCGAGCTGTACGACGCCGACTTCGAGCACGCCGTCTGTGCGGCCGCCGTCGCGCCTGTCGACGATGGATTCGAGACTGCCTACGTGAACGAGTAGGCCCAGTTTGAAGCCGCCTGCGACCGAACTGCGGGTATGCTCGTCGGCGTCCTCTCTGACATCCACGGCAACAAGCCGGCCCTCGACGCGGTGCTCGATGACATGCCCGCCGTCGACGCGCTGGTCTGTGCGGGCGACGTGGTCGGCTACAACCCGTGGCCCGGCTACTGTGTCGACACCATCCGCGAGCGCGACGTACCGACGGTGATGGGCAACCACGACCGTGCCGTCGTCACCGACACCAGCTTCGGCTTCAACTCGATGGCCGGCGCGGGCGTCCGGTACGCGCGCGAGACCCTCACCGACGCGCAGTTCGCGTGGCTGGAGTCGCTGCCGGCCGAACGCACCAGCTACGGCATCGACGTCGTCCACGGCCACCCCGACGACCCCGACCGCTACACTTACCCCGACATGTTCAGCGAGTCGCTGCTCGACGGGGACGCGCTCGTCATGGGCCACACCCACGTCCAACACCACGAGCGGTACGACTCGGGCGTCGTCCTGAATCCGGGCAGCGTCGGCCAACCCCGTGACGGCGACCCGGACGCGGCGTACGCACTGCTGGACACGGACGAGTGGACGGTCGAGGAACGCCGCGTCGGCTACGACATCGAACGCGTAGTGGAGCGCGTCAGAGAGAGCGACCTCCCCGAGGAAATCGGGACGCGGCTCCGGAAGGGTCGCTAGAAGTCGACGCCCTGCATCAACTCGAGCGCGCGCTCTTTGGCCTCCCAGTCGACGAAGATGGCCACGGAGGTCGCGGAGCTGATCACGTCGTGGACGGTGAGCCGCTCGTCTGCGAGCGGCGTCAGCGCCCGGTAAATCATCCCCGGCTCGCTCGGGAGGTTCCCGCCGGTGACGCGGATGACGGCGATGCTGTCGTCGACCGTGACGGACGACAGTGCGTCCTCGGCGACGACGGCCTCGTGGAGAATCGTCTCGGCCTCCTCGGCCTGCGCTGCGTCCACGTAGAAGGTGACCGAGTCCATCCCGGAGGCGACGGCGTCGATGTTGATTTCGGCCGCCGACAGCGGCGCGGAGAGCTCATTCAGGATGCCCGGGCGGTTCCGAATCGCTCGCCCCGCGACCGTGATGCAGGCGAGTTTCCCCTCCCGGAGGTCGATGAGGTTCTCGAACTGGCCTTCGATGTTGGTGCCGCCGGCGAGCAGGTCGCCGTGTTGGTAGTGGACGACGCGCACGTCCATCTCCTCGGTCTTGTACGCGAGCGCGGAGGGTGCGACCACCTCGGCCCCGCGGAAGGAGAGATTTCGGAGCTCGTCGACGCTGATTTTGCCGACGTTGCGCGCCCCCTCGACGACGGATGGGTCGCCGGTCATGACGCCTTCCACGTCGGTGACGATGACGACCTCGTCGGCGTCCATGTGTTTCCCCAGCATGACGGCGGTGGTGTCGGAGCCACCGCGGCCGAGCGTCGTCACGTTGCCGGCGTGGTCCTGTGCGAGAAAGCCCGTGATGACGGGGACGAACCCCTCTGCCGACATCGCCTCCGCGAGCGCGAGCGCCCGCCGGTTCGTCTCCTCGATGTCCACCTCGCCGTGGGCGTCGGTGATGATGGGCCAGTCCTCGCTGCCGGGTTCGAGAAACCGCGCGTCGATATCGCGGGCCGTGAGGGCGGCCTTCAACATCCGGACGGACGTTCGTTCGCCCATCGAGACGATTTCGGCGCGGTCGGCGTCGTCGGTCTCGAACTCGATTGAGTCGAGCAGATAGTCGGTCGTCGACCCCATCGCGCTGGCGACGACGGCCACGTCGTGGCCCGCCTCGACCGCGTCGGCAATCGAGTCGGCCGCCCGATTGACTCGGTCACCGTTGCCAAGCGAGGTGCCGCCGAACTTCGCTACAACGCGCATCTGCTCACCCGTAGGTCGTGTACGTGCATAGCAGAACTACCCTACCGTGGGGGATAATCCCTTTCATGCCACGAAAGATTGCCCTCACTCCGCGGCCGCATCGTCAGCCGTCTCCTCGCCCGACTCCTCGCCGTCTTCGTCGGCTGGCTCGTCGGGGTCGCCGGCCGTCTCGCCTTCGTCGCTCGCCTGCCTCGGCCACTTCTGCGTCACCATCCCGGTGCCGGGTTCGAAGTCGTAGCCGTGCCACTCGGGGTCGACGGCCGCGCCGTTCAGCTTCCGAATCCGCACCTGCTTCACCAGCCGGTCGCCCGAGGGCTCCTCGTCCAGCTTCAGCTCGATGAGTCCATCCATCACGTAGGTGAGGTCGTGGGGGAACGAGTCGCCTCTCCCCCCACCCCCACCGAAAGCCGCCCCTGCGAAGATGGGGACGAACCGCCCCTTGCACACGTCGGCACGCACGTCCTTCACGAAGTCGTACGCCTGTACCGGCTGGGTGAGCGTCCCCATCTCCGTCAGCGAGTCGATGACGACCAGCCCGTCGTCGACCATCTCGCGGCCCTCGAGCGCGTTGTCGAGCTTGTTCTCGATTTCGCGAATGTCGGTGGGGTCGCGGACGGTCGTGGTCGCGGCCTGTGCGACCGTCGAAAGATAGCGGTTCCACTCCCCCATCCGGTCGAACAGCCGGTCGCGGCCCTGGCCGTCCAGTCGGTAGGTGAAACAGTCGACGATGTGGAGCTGGCCCGACTCCAGGTACGGAAGCACGTTCCACTCCATCGCGATGAACTGCTGGACGACCGCGCTGGGCGGCTCCTGGAACGACGTGAAGACGACCGGCTCCCCCCGCTTGAGTGCGCGCCACACCAACTCCGCGCCGAGCGCGCGGTCGCGCGTCCCCGCCTCGCTGGCGACGAGGACGAAGGCGTTGCGCGGAAACCCGTTCGGCAGCGAGGCGTCGAGTCCCGACACGCCCGGCTGGATGCGGCGGTGGCTGTCGGCCGCGACGAAGGGCGTCCCCGTCTCGGCCAACCGGTTCCGACACGCCGTCGAACAGAACTGGTTGCCCCCGTGCTCGACTGGCGATTCGGGTATCGCCATCCGACAGAAGGCACACTCCCCCGAGTCGTCGCTCATGCGCGGCGGTATGTCACCCACCCACGAACCGGTTTCGGTCTCACGTATCAAGTGGGTCGCCCTCCAAACGACGGTATGCACCTGCGTGACGCCGTGGAACGCGACGCCGACTGGATGGCAGAGCTGACGGGCCGCCCGACGGACGTGACCCGGAATCTCGTCCACGACCGGACCGTTCAGGTGGCGG
This portion of the Halosegnis longus genome encodes:
- a CDS encoding SDR family oxidoreductase; this encodes MSAAEAMEEYGPSEITTDRILTVDDPAYTDENVALVTGAASGIGRAIALCLAGNGLTVAGVDVDTDGLDEVTARAETLGLPGGIESVEADLTEESDIEQAVERAADLGDLRYLANVAGLQTIAPIAEFPTEKYDLMHDVMQRAPLLLSKAAWPHLEESGGVIGNMCSVHGHIVTEDKVAYNTVKFALRGLTQSIAAEGDGDIRGFSVSTGFVKTPLVAKQLPDSAESRGLSVPETVEQVILGASKVKRMMEPYEVGNLFVHGFSHHASHLNGDDMTHDGGMSTTY
- a CDS encoding phosphotransferase family protein, which produces MNAADAVAEALPDRSVRRVDPVQRGNHKRTYLVTLDDGEVVVQLSTRPAAFRTELALARAVRERTSVPTPAILAEESYEGGRYAVVERASGDDLHERFAGLPLPTRETVARSFGRWLAACHEAFRFDGYGDVRLTDGELRATDADWRAWFGEHLDAGLAALPPSLSDLREPVETALADADLPERPPARLYPWDFRPGNAVYDDDHGVTAVLDWGEPLAADPALSVAKADHLICAWYGDAEPLRAAFRDGYAAERPLPSVPRLYRLAAVVRSAVDSNGEVTRPGYPERTGSAAVDFHRDRLAALLAGAADGF
- a CDS encoding HAD family hydrolase; protein product: MGRYAAVLFDLDGTLCRHEQAIEPVFRGAFEDLGVEPVGEPADLWVAMREITEFDGETEQLADGIARVAADRGRPLDARAWAEAFVARLDWTDVTFLPGAERALAAARANGPVGLLTNGPEPRQSTKLAALGLDGAFDPVVYAGELDRRKPHREPFNRAVAALGVSPERVLYVGNSLEHDVDGALDAGLPVAWLDADGDGPGDRRPTHTLRSVDELAAVLGS
- a CDS encoding phytoene/squalene synthase family protein; its protein translation is MSDSPGNHPSISAATPATDADRAWTFEAVHSVSRTFTLTIELLEEPVDAWVCTGYLLCRIADTIEDDPSIPPRERARLLELYDDVLDPDHPATVEAFLTEVEPHRPDDPNADWQVVGDTERVFRVFASLDADVQAAMRSVVREMATGMADFLRDHADEGGLRLRTVDELEEYCWYVAGTVGKLLSNLFRVYGAEETDPEDARQFALLLQLVNIAKDVRDDYETENNVYLPGELLEAEGIDHEAVADPSATDSVARVVARITDRATDYADGARRYLRTLPEDEVGILAGMGMPYLLAIATIRELNERAHEAVTNIDAVKMSREEVELLYAEMANDVTHEKIDRLAETVRERPYTASEN
- a CDS encoding NAD(P)/FAD-dependent oxidoreductase produces the protein MPAIGVIGAGAASAAATYVLDTALPEASVTVLEKSGGVCGRAATRRRGDYEYVYDYGANYVKDDDERVTDLLTEQLDSDGLVDASEPIYVFEDDGEIQEGRDADDHKWSYERGLTQIAKRLFAETDADIHRRTRVETIERDGEQWRLHDTDGGGGDSASDVTDGESWGPFDALLVNPPAPQTAQLLRDADWDHEVRETLAEACEAVPYRSIYTAVLGYEFDLDVPYYGLVNVDKDHEVGWLSREECKAGHVPDGQSVLVVQANHEWSVEHYDDDPESNVTALADHAADIVGDDRLRDPAWSDQQGWRYALPDDGVAHGPVDSAASHGLYCLGDWVGGEARLHVALRNGLDTGERLAYSL
- a CDS encoding homing endonuclease associated repeat-containing protein; this translates as MVTERECLDALRQAAAELDESPSKVQYDELGYQPASTTIMRVVGGWNEAKARAGLETVEAGGQTGISRVEPKPDDVELDDGEVWEELSPHQRWYRKNRDRQQGKKKRRRKELRAWLAEYKREHCQCERCGESDPACLDFHHPDGVEKRDGVARMVNRAFSKASIREEIEKCIVLCANCHRKEHDDSGDPE